The Ficedula albicollis isolate OC2 chromosome 6, FicAlb1.5, whole genome shotgun sequence genome has a window encoding:
- the ZNF365 gene encoding protein ZNF365, translated as MQQTARDEGGHPWPEPLGSVSLPFRCPRCGDHTRFRSLSSLRVHLEYSHSFQESSLLARSSLFSPLKDAELVSPPEPAAQGSPGSPGGFAAQPAGPYLNLGASCGSGKGEQPRELAAERPSSYLASYVSAESSSEVSKPGLPATDSKASFEAHVREKFNRMVEAVDKTIEKRIDKLTKELSQKTAELLEVRAAFVQLSQKKQEVQRRERALSRQVDVAVEMIAALKQRLSESEEELHRKEEEVVTFNHFLEEAAEKEVRGKARLQHFIENLLQRVDLAERQLEYYQNQQMVCNHTDVNEHMFTDTSLNKKPRCLSQGSQHASYNIPDAKPHSFQKGRILFKKAKDEKASLQPVKCFYESVDCPREIWRAQKKGEPACSARKVSAKSKTGKKAKPL; from the exons ATGCAACAGACAGCCCGGGATGAAGGCGGGCACCCCTGGCCGGAGCCGCTCGGCAGCGTCAGCCTCCCCTTCCGCTGCCCGCGCTGCGGCGACCACACCAGGTTCCGGAGCCTCTCCTCCCTGCGGGTGCACCTGGAGTACAGCCACAGcttccaggagagcagcctcctagccaggagcagcctgttctcCCCGCTGAAGGACGCGGAGCTGGTGTCTCCGCCGGAGCCcgcagcccagggcagcccgGGGAGCCCCGGCGGCTTTGCCGCGCAGCCCGCGGGGCCCTACCTGAACTTGGGCGCGTCCTGCGGGAGCGGGAAGGGCGAGCAGCCGCGGGAGCTGGCAGCGGAACGGCCCAGCTCCTACCTGGCCAGCTATGTATCGGCTGAGTCTTCCAGCGAGGTTTCCAAACCCGGCCTCCCGGCCACCGATTCCAAAGCCTCCTTTGAGGCACACGTCAGAGAAAAGTTTAACAGGATGGTAGAGGCCGTGGACAAAACGATCGAGAAGCGGATCGACAAGCTTACCAAAGAGTTGTCCCAGAAGACGGcggagctgctggaggtgcgGGCAGCGTTCGTGCAGCTGTCCCAGAAGAAGCAGGAGGTGCAGCGGCGAGAGCGGGCCTTGAGCAGGCAGGTGGATGTGGCGGTGGAGATGATCGCAGCCTTGAAGCAGCGGCTCAGCGAGTCCGAGGAGGAGCTTCACCGGAAAGAGGA AGAAGTTGTTACTTTCAACCACTTcctggaagaagcagcagaaaaagaagtgcGGGGGAAAGCTAGGCTTCAGCACTTCATTGAGAACCTGTTGCAGCGCGTGGATCTGGCAGAAAGGCAGCTAGAATATTACCAAAACCAGCAGATGGTGTGCAACCACACCGACGTCAACGAGCACATG TTTACAGACACTTCATTAAACAAGAAACCCAGATGCCT GAGCCAAGGAAGTCAACACGCTTCATACAACATCCCTGATGCAAAGCCTCATTCCTTTCAAAAAGGAAGGATCttgtttaaaaaagcaaaggatgAAAAAGCCAGCTTGCAGCCAGTGAAATGCTTCTATGAATCTGTTGATTGCCCAAGAGAAATATGGAGAGCACAAAAGAAGGGTGAAccagcctgctctgccaggaaaGTGAGTGCAAAATCAAAGACAGGTAAAAAGGCCAAACCGCTATAG